The Paenibacillus wynnii DNA window TTCTCATCAAGATCTTGAGGACCCTAATATTGTACGTGTGACTTTCACTCCGATACACCGTCGTGAAGGTGGAATAGCGGGAACCATTGCCGTACTCCAGGATGTTACCGATCAGGAGAATTTGGAGGAATCGCGCCGTGAGTTCGTTGCTAACGTTTCCCATGAGCTGCGTACACCGCTGACGACTATCAAAAGCTATGCAGAGGCGCTGGATGACGGGGCACTGGATGATCCGCAGTTGGCTGCGCGATTTGTAGGGGTTATTCGCAATGAGACGGAACGTATGATACGTCTGGTTACGGATCTGCTCCATCTGTCTCGATTGGATTCCAAGGAAGCAAGGCTGCGGATGCAGCACACGGATATTGCTGAGATGCTAGAGGATGTGGCTGACCGGTTCTCTTTTCAAATTCGTCAGAAGCGTATTGATATCAGCACGAGAGTCCGCCGCGGAATCTCCAATGCATGGCTTGACCGTGATCAAATCGATCAGGTGCTGGGCAATCTCGTCTCGAATGCGCTGAAGTACACACCGGAAGGTGGTACGATCGAGCTTGAGGCCAGCCGCAATGAGGAAGGAATGCTGGCCATTTCCGTCCGGGACTCCGGAATAGGAATCCCTAAGAAAGACATTGAACGTATATTTGAACGCTTTTACCGTGTCGATAAGGCACGTTCACGTAATATGGGCGGAACCGGTCTTGGGCTGTCCATTGCCCGGGAAATTGTGAAGGCGCACGGAGGTTCAATTTCTCTGCAATCTGAACTGGACCAAGGCTCTAAGGTAACCTTTACCCTGCCTCTGGACGAGCAAAGGAGGGGGCAAGCGTGAAGGAAAGAGTAAAATCATGGATCCTTGCCCTGTTGGTGCTTAGCAGTCTTATTGAGAGTTATTACTTGATCTATCGCCTGCCGGGCAGTGACACAGCAGTCCTCTCGAAGAATCTGTATGTGAAGACTGATAACATGGGCCCGGAAGAGAAAGTCGAAGATTTGCTTTACCCTGACAAGATGATTATTCATCTGGGGGACAGTAAGCACACCCTTTTCTACCCCAGCTCGACTTTCTATAATCTAATCCTGAATCGGCTGAAGGGGCGCGGGTTTGAAAGCTTCCAGCGGCGATCCGTGCAGGACTTTGATTGGTCCAAGCTTCGGAGCGAGAATCCCGGTATTGAGCTGAGCTACGGTGCAGGCATTCCAGTGACGCTGCTGCAAAGGGTAATGCAGCTGACACCCGATTCTTTGTTTGCCGGGGAAAGTATTGACCGGATTTGGATCTATAACCTTAAGAATGACTCTAAGGCGCATGCCCTCTTTTTTAGTACCAGAGGAGATATAGTGTATGAAGCAGCAAAAGCCGATCTTACCGTACAGGATGTGCAGCAGCATGTGGACTTCGGCAAAAATTGGACACCGTATACGACAATTAACGGGGATTACTATGTACCAGACAGTAATGTAACCATTGTGGAAGCGGAAATCCCTTCAGATATGTATACCATCGAACAAATGCAGAGAAACCTTTTCCGCGATGCGGGGAGTACTCGATATATCCGTGAAAAAGACGGCTCGGAAATATACACAGATAGCAAGCGAAGCCTTCAGGTAGATCAAGAACAAAATTGGATGAGCTATAGTGATCCTACGGCTCTGCCTGTGGGAGAAAGTACACCTGCCAAGGATGTCCTTGAAGCTGTAGATTTTGTTAACAAGCATGGCGGATGGAGCGGGAGTTATCGGCTTGCAGCTGCTAAAGAAACCTCACTGGATCAGTTGGCGGCAACTGAAGAGGGGATAGAGGAAAGGCTGATTTCTTTTCAGCAGTATTATGGTTCCTACCCTTACGGGTCCTATCCCATCATGAATAAGCCGCAGCTTCAGTACGGGGTTATAAATCTGGATCTGCAGCAAGGGACGGTTTCTTCTTATGAAAGATCTTTGATGTATGTGGATGAGTCCAAGGCTATCAAGAAAATCGTCGAGCTGTCAGGCGGAGAAGTGTTGAAGAACCAGCTGGTTCAAATCGGCAAGGCGTCAGCAGTGAAGGATTTGGCACCAGCCTATGTTCCCGGGATAAAGGGTGACAAGCTGCAGCTGCATCCGGTATGGAAGGTTACGCTCAGTGACGGGACGATACTTACACTGAATTAGGTTATTCAATATGAGGGGGTTGGGGTATGGATTGGGGAAGAGCTAAAAATGTGCTGATTTATGCTTTCTTGCTGCTGAATCTGCTGCTGTGCTATCAGCTGTGGATGGATCTGCGGGATCAGGTCAGTGCCAATCTAGACTTCACTTCCCTCTCTGAAGAAACCCAGCAAATTATGGAGCAAAAAGGGATCCGTGTGCTGTCTCCCATCCCGGCAGCCACTCCTCAACTGCCCGATATAACTTATCGTTATTCAGGCGGGGAGCAGGATCAGAAGCCTGTGCAGCTGAAGCAGCCGATAGACAGCAAGCTTATCTATTCCTCTTTCTCGGAGTTAAGCAGTCTGCTCGAGAGCGAGATTCCGGACATCGCGAGCTATGAGCTTGATTCTCAGGAAAGCGAGGTCGGAAAGTACGTTCTCCATCCGCTTGTCCAGAAGCAGTGGCCGTTGTTCAGAGTAAGTCTGGAACTGATAAACAGCAATCAGAAGATTGTAGCTTACCGAAGACCCCAGATTGAAATTGGGCCGAGCAGCAACCAAGAGGTTCAGAAGGTACTTCCGGCTTCCCAGGCGCTTAGCAGTTTAATAGAGAAGTATTTTGCACCGAATACGGTAGTGAAAGATATTGAGCTCGGTTATTACGGTGAATTGTTCAACTCCGAGAGCCAAGTGGCGGCCCCGATGTGGCGCTTCGTGCTGGAGAATGGAAAGTCGTATTATGTACATGGCATCAGTGCGGACATCATCAGTCCGAAGACAACAGAGTAGAAGGAGTAGGGGCTTTATGGGGATTTCATTTACAGTGCTGTCTAGCGGATCTACCGGCAACGTTACTGTAGTACGCAATGGCGAGACTACTCTAATGATAGATGCAGGACTTAGCGCGAAAAGAATAGATGAATTACTGAGCATGCGAGAGGTAACTGGCGAGGAAATTGACGGCATTTTGGTAACACATGAGCACTCAGACCATATTAAAGGACTGGGCGCAATGGCGCGCAAGTATGACCTTCCGATCTATGCCAACACCAATACTTGGGCGGCTATTGAAAAAGGAGTCGGGAAAATACAGGAGCATAATAAGATCATCATGGAAACCGGTCAGTACCGCGACTTTGGCAGTATGCGTGTAGAATCGTTTGCCATTTCTCATGATGCTGCGGAGCCGGTAGGTTATAATTTTTATGATGGCAAGGAGAAGCTGTGCGTAGCTACGGACTTGGGTTATGTGAGTGAAAAGGTGAAGCTGGCTATATCAGATGCAGATGTACTGGTACTAGAAGCTAATCATGATATTGAGCTGCTGCGAATGGGTAGATATCCGTGGAATACCAAACGGCGTATCCTTGGAGATATGGGGCATTTATCGAATGATGCTGCAGGAGCTGCTCTAAGTGAGATTCTTACCGGTCGTACAAAAAGGACCTATTTGGCCCATTTAAGCAGAGATCACAATATGATGGATTTGGCTAGAATGTCGGTTCGCGCTGCGATGGAGGATTTAGGCTGCTTCTTCAAAGACGGTGAATTTAAATTGTGTGATACGTATTATGACCGTCCTACGCCATGGGATAAGGTGAGCCAGTCATAAGCCCGTCTAACTCGGCGGCCTTACGTTCCAGTTCTTGACGGGAGATGAGTCCTTTCTCAATAAGCAATTCAACTAGGGCGCTGACAGTAAGCATCATGTGATAGTGTTCGTCTTTTAAATCACCCAGCTTGCCAATAAACTGGACCAGATCCATGCTTGTAGAGAATGAGTCCATAGGATATCCTCCCTTAAAATGTTTAACCATAATCTTGCCAAAATTATGCAGAAATTTTACATTGGAAAACCAACGTCCCGGCTTCAGCCTGTGATACAATCATAAAGAGAAACGAGAGTTTTAACGGTAGGCACTTCTACGCTTAAGAGTTATTTGATTTCTACTATTGTAGTCTTATAAGACATTAAATATTCCACTATATTGAAAGAATATGAGAGTTGCGGAGTGAAACCTTTTAGTACTTTGAGGAGTCTAAAAGAGTGATAGAGGGGAGAGGATTTCAAGGTGGGACTGTTTGATGATGATTTCTATTCAACCAAAGTATCTCGACGCAAAGAGCGTAAAGCATTGAAGCCATCTTCAACCCGCGGCTGGCCGGTAAGAAAACCGCGCCTGAGTCTGTCAACTCTTCAAATTTCTGCGATCAGCTCTTTGATCAGTGCAGTAGTTGCAGTGCTCTTATTCAGTTTAGTTACAGGACAACTGGGCCATGAAACCACAGCTGTACCTGCAATGATACAGAATGTTACACCGAGCAGCGGTGATCCGTATGATCGAATTATTCAGGCAGCTGCAATGGTTCGCCCGGCAGTGGTCAGCATAATTAATCACAAAGAGGATAATAAGGAACTTAATATTCTTAATGAGTCGGCACTCGGGTCCGGTGTTATCTATAAAAAAACAGATGCCAAGGCATTCATAATTACGAATAACCACGTTATTGACGGTCCGGGCAAGCTTGAAGTCGTTACGGTTGACGGTGAGACTCGACCGGCCACCCTTGTGGGCACAGATCGGGTAAGTGATATCGCGGTGCTGTCCATTGATGCTAAAGGTATCAATATGGTGGCACAAATTGGCGATTCCTCCAAGCTTCGTCTGGGAGAGACGGTCATAGCTATCGGTAATCCCTTGGGTCTGGGCGATACGCTTACGTCCGGGATTGTCAGCTATACAGAACGAAAGATTCCGGTATCCCTTAATCAGGATGGTGTATATGACTGGGAGCAAGAAGTCATTCAGACAGATGCAGCTATCAATGAAGGTAATAGCGGCGGTGCTCTAGTGGATTTGAACGGTCAGGTCATTGGTATAAATACAATGAAAATTTCAGATACAGGTGTGGAAGGATTGGGATTTGCTATTCCGGCCAACCATGTGATGAAAACGGCAAATGAGCTAGCGGAGAAAGGGCGAATTGCCCGATCCTATCTGGGTGTATATTCGGTTGATCTGAATAATCCCTATATACCGCTTGCTGAAGAACAACTGAAGAAATTGAACCTTCCTGATAGCATTAAGGATGGTGCGGTTGTACTGGATGTGGTTGGACCGGCTAAAGAGGCAGGCCTGAAATTCAATGATGTAATCACCAAGTTCAATAGCGAGCCGATTACGTCAACCCTATCTCTGCGGAAGTATTTATATGATCATACGGAGATTGGGACCCAGCTGAAGATCACCTTTTACCGTAATGGAGTCATGAAAGAAGTCTCCGTAACTCTCCAGGAAAAACCACAGGAATAAAAAAAATCAGGGCAGCATATACTGGATATAGCAGTGTTGTACAAACGGGCTGATAACCCTTACATTGGGAAGTCAGCCTTATATGGGGAAAAACGGAGAAATACGGATAGGACATCTTGCCTTTGAATCTTAGGTGTGGTAATATGATAATACTCATACAGCTGATGAATAATTTTCTTATTGAAAAGGGCTGTTATTTCAAATAAAACCCTTTTCAATGTGTTAATTTTTTCTTTGTTTGAAGATAAAAAGAACATATTAATTTAAATTTGTGGAGGTAACACACATGCAAACAGGTACAGTTAAATGGTTCAACGCAGAAAAAGGTTTCGGATTCATCGAGGTTGAAGGCGGAAGCGACGTATTCGTTCACTTCAGCGCAATTACTGGCGACGGCTTCAAAACTTTGGACGAAGGCCAACGCGTTGAATTCAACGTTGTTCAAGGCAACCGTGGACCACAAGCCGAAAACGTTGTAAAACTGTAATATAGAAGGCACCGTCCCCGCTTGTGAAAGTTGGGACGGTCTTTTTTTATTTCGTTTAGCCAACTTGTGACATAAAGGAAGGGAGGAACGGTAATGAACTACCGGAAGAAGCCTTTGGAGGAAATACCGGAAGAAAATACTGCAATATGGGCCTGTACCAGTGAGGGCTGTAATGGATGGATGAGAGATAATTTCGCATTTGAACATGCGCCTTCTTGCCGTCTCTGTGACTCCCCAATGGAACGAAGCATGAAGATGCTTCCAATATTGCTTAATTCGAATGGCGATCTCAAATCGCTGAAGAAGGGTATTTCCATTCCCTAACCAACGCCTTTATGGGCCAAGATTTTTATAGATCCAATTAAAACTCCAAGACGGTAAAACCGTCTTATTTTTTTTGCTTTTTATCGATAATTTGTGATATTTGTCACAAATTTATACTTTTTAAGCCCGAAACAGGGTGTATAATGTGATTAATATCACACTTTATTCCTTCAATTTTTGACAGAATATAAATACTGAATTGGGAAAAAGGAAGGGGAGAATTATGGATATAGTAGCGCTGTCGCGTTTGCAATTTGCATCAACGACGATTTTTCACTATTTCTTTGTGCCAGTATCGATTGGTTTAGCACTGATAATTGCAATTATGGAGACTATGTATGTAAGAAAAGGCGATGAAGAGTACAAAAGAATGGCGCAGTTCTGGGGTAAGTTGTTCCTCATCAACTTTGCGGTTGGTGTAGTTACAGGGATATTACAGGAATTCCAGTTCGGCATGAACTGGTCTGATTATTCCCGCTTTGTCGGGGACGTATTTGGTGCTCCGCTTGCTATTGAAGCGCTGTTGGCCTTCTTCTTGGAATCTACGTTTATCGGTTTGTGGATTTTTGGCTGGGATAAGGTATCCAAGAGAATTCACCTGCTGTCCATATGGATGGTAGCGATCGGAACGATGCTATCAGCCTTCTGGATTCTAGCGGCTAACTCCTTTATGCAGCACCCTGTAGGCTTCGCTATTAATAATGGCCGAGCAGAAATGAATGACTTCTTTGCCTTGATTACCAACGGGCAATTGATCGTTGAGTTCCCGCACACCGTGCTCGCTGCTTATGCAACCGGTGCATTCCTTATCACGGGAATCAGTGCATATAAACTGTTGAAGAAGCAGGATGTATCTTTTTTCAAGAAATCGTTCGAGATTGCAGCTATTGTAGGTATTATCTCTTCCATTGGTGTAGCTGTAGCAGGACATGCACAGGCTCAATACCTGGTTGAGACCCAGCCGATGAAGATGGCAGCCTCTGAAGGATTATGGGGTAAAAGTGGCGATCCGGCACCTTGGACCGTTTGGGCGAATATTGATCCCGAGAACAAAGTAAGCAGTGGCGAATTCAAAATCCCGTACTTACTCAGCTTTCTATCTTATAGTAAGTTCTCAGGTGAAGTTAAAGGAATGAATGAGCTGCAGGCTGAGTATGAGCAAAAATATGGTCCCGGGGATTACATTCCTCCGGTACGTACAACGTTCTGGAGTTTCCGCATCATGGTTGCCGCAGGTACAGCTATGATCTTCCTGGGCATGTATGCCATTTATCTGATGTGGCGTAAACAAATGGACCGTC harbors:
- a CDS encoding cold-shock protein, whose product is MNYRKKPLEEIPEENTAIWACTSEGCNGWMRDNFAFEHAPSCRLCDSPMERSMKMLPILLNSNGDLKSLKKGISIP
- a CDS encoding cold-shock protein, whose translation is MQTGTVKWFNAEKGFGFIEVEGGSDVFVHFSAITGDGFKTLDEGQRVEFNVVQGNRGPQAENVVKL
- a CDS encoding S1C family serine protease — protein: MGLFDDDFYSTKVSRRKERKALKPSSTRGWPVRKPRLSLSTLQISAISSLISAVVAVLLFSLVTGQLGHETTAVPAMIQNVTPSSGDPYDRIIQAAAMVRPAVVSIINHKEDNKELNILNESALGSGVIYKKTDAKAFIITNNHVIDGPGKLEVVTVDGETRPATLVGTDRVSDIAVLSIDAKGINMVAQIGDSSKLRLGETVIAIGNPLGLGDTLTSGIVSYTERKIPVSLNQDGVYDWEQEVIQTDAAINEGNSGGALVDLNGQVIGINTMKISDTGVEGLGFAIPANHVMKTANELAEKGRIARSYLGVYSVDLNNPYIPLAEEQLKKLNLPDSIKDGAVVLDVVGPAKEAGLKFNDVITKFNSEPITSTLSLRKYLYDHTEIGTQLKITFYRNGVMKEVSVTLQEKPQE
- a CDS encoding YycH family regulatory protein — translated: MKERVKSWILALLVLSSLIESYYLIYRLPGSDTAVLSKNLYVKTDNMGPEEKVEDLLYPDKMIIHLGDSKHTLFYPSSTFYNLILNRLKGRGFESFQRRSVQDFDWSKLRSENPGIELSYGAGIPVTLLQRVMQLTPDSLFAGESIDRIWIYNLKNDSKAHALFFSTRGDIVYEAAKADLTVQDVQQHVDFGKNWTPYTTINGDYYVPDSNVTIVEAEIPSDMYTIEQMQRNLFRDAGSTRYIREKDGSEIYTDSKRSLQVDQEQNWMSYSDPTALPVGESTPAKDVLEAVDFVNKHGGWSGSYRLAAAKETSLDQLAATEEGIEERLISFQQYYGSYPYGSYPIMNKPQLQYGVINLDLQQGTVSSYERSLMYVDESKAIKKIVELSGGEVLKNQLVQIGKASAVKDLAPAYVPGIKGDKLQLHPVWKVTLSDGTILTLN
- the yycI gene encoding two-component system regulatory protein YycI: MDWGRAKNVLIYAFLLLNLLLCYQLWMDLRDQVSANLDFTSLSEETQQIMEQKGIRVLSPIPAATPQLPDITYRYSGGEQDQKPVQLKQPIDSKLIYSSFSELSSLLESEIPDIASYELDSQESEVGKYVLHPLVQKQWPLFRVSLELINSNQKIVAYRRPQIEIGPSSNQEVQKVLPASQALSSLIEKYFAPNTVVKDIELGYYGELFNSESQVAAPMWRFVLENGKSYYVHGISADIISPKTTE
- a CDS encoding cytochrome ubiquinol oxidase subunit I; protein product: MDIVALSRLQFASTTIFHYFFVPVSIGLALIIAIMETMYVRKGDEEYKRMAQFWGKLFLINFAVGVVTGILQEFQFGMNWSDYSRFVGDVFGAPLAIEALLAFFLESTFIGLWIFGWDKVSKRIHLLSIWMVAIGTMLSAFWILAANSFMQHPVGFAINNGRAEMNDFFALITNGQLIVEFPHTVLAAYATGAFLITGISAYKLLKKQDVSFFKKSFEIAAIVGIISSIGVAVAGHAQAQYLVETQPMKMAASEGLWGKSGDPAPWTVWANIDPENKVSSGEFKIPYLLSFLSYSKFSGEVKGMNELQAEYEQKYGPGDYIPPVRTTFWSFRIMVAAGTAMIFLGMYAIYLMWRKQMDRPNTWFMRFMFWGLLLPPIANTAGWVMTEFGRQPWTVFGLMQTKDSVSPNITTGQVLFSVISFTVIYAILGAILVGLFIKVIKKGPYNMDNDHDHGSSHDPYNKEGSHAFS
- a CDS encoding MBL fold metallo-hydrolase, whose product is MGISFTVLSSGSTGNVTVVRNGETTLMIDAGLSAKRIDELLSMREVTGEEIDGILVTHEHSDHIKGLGAMARKYDLPIYANTNTWAAIEKGVGKIQEHNKIIMETGQYRDFGSMRVESFAISHDAAEPVGYNFYDGKEKLCVATDLGYVSEKVKLAISDADVLVLEANHDIELLRMGRYPWNTKRRILGDMGHLSNDAAGAALSEILTGRTKRTYLAHLSRDHNMMDLARMSVRAAMEDLGCFFKDGEFKLCDTYYDRPTPWDKVSQS